A stretch of DNA from Gavia stellata isolate bGavSte3 chromosome 18, bGavSte3.hap2, whole genome shotgun sequence:
CCCTGTCTCATCCATCCCCATCTGTCCCCGACCCCCTCTGTCCCCCAGGATGTTCGTCACCTACCCCCAGACCAAGACCTACTTCCCCCACTTCGACCTGCAACACGGCTCCGCTCAGGTCAAGGCGCATGGCAAGAAGGTGGCGGGCGCACTGGTCGAGGCTGCCAACCACATCGATGACATTGCGGGTGCCCTCTCCAAGCTGAGCGACCTCCACGCCCAAAAGCTCCGCGTGGACCCCGTCAACTTCAAAGTGAGCATCTGGGAAGGGGCGGCCAGCCCggctcccctcctgcaccccccgggcaccccctcGCCTCACCCCCTTGCTCACAATCTCCTTTTGCCTTTCAGCTGCTGGGCCATTGCTTcctggtggtggtggccatCCACCACCCCTCTGTCCTGACCCCAGAGGTCCACGCTTCCCTGGACAAGTTCCTGTGTGCCGTGGGCAACGTGCTGACTTCCAAGTACCGTTAAGACGGCACCATGGCTAGAGCTGGACCCAACCTACCACCAGCCCTCCAACAGCGAGCAGCCAAAtgatctgaaataaaatctgttgCATTTGTGCTCCAGCCCTGGTGTCCTGCTCTGGTTGCTGCCTGTGGGGAGGGAGTGGGAGGGATCTGCTCCGGGGGTCCGAACTGGGGGTCCCCCCTGCCAGGTGGGAACGTGGAGGAAATGGGCTCTggtttttctgtctctcagagAGGCAGCGTTTGGGTGGTGGTGCCTGGCAGGTGAACACTGCTCTGTCAGCTGTGGGGCTCCGGGAGCAAGCAGAGCATTTCCAGGCACCGGTGGAAGGGAAAGACTCACGGAGAGTGGCCAGAGTCTGGCCcttgggagctgcctgcagccccagccttcCCACCAGAGCACCACGCTGGCATCCCCTCTTGCCCAACCAGCCCCGTGCACCCCTTGCCCCCGTTCAGGCCAAATCGTTGGAGATCATCTCCTGGAAGTGCTTGTGGCAGACGGTGGCGTACAGGGACTCCCGGCGCCTGTGACCCTCTGTGTGGTGGCACAGCAAGGACACCCTGAGGACCTCCGAGTGCAAGGGCATCTTTCTGTGCATCCCCAGCACTTAGGGCTGTGTGGCATCGTACGACTACTGTTTTCACCTAATGCGGCATTGCTGGGGTGTCACTTTGGAGGGGCCCTGGGGGGCTGGCAGGCTGGGGGAGACAGCAGACATGGGAGACTGCAAGGGGAGCAGACGGAGCTCGGACCCAGATCCTGCTCTTTTGTCCGGAACCGCAGCGGGGTAGGGGGTGTCAGGGCAGGAAAATGAGCACAGGGTGCCGCAGTGCTGGTGTCTGCACAGCCCCTGGCCCTTATCGCAGCCCGCAGCGGGGcggctgggggcggggggggctgcgggcggctGATAAAGGAGAGCATGGGCTCTCTTCCAGCTGTGGGTGTGGTGGGAGACGGGGCAGCAGATAGTCCCAG
This window harbors:
- the LOC132318586 gene encoding hemoglobin subunit alpha-A, which translates into the protein MVLSAGDKTNVKGVFSKIGGHAEEYGAETLERMFVTYPQTKTYFPHFDLQHGSAQVKAHGKKVAGALVEAANHIDDIAGALSKLSDLHAQKLRVDPVNFKLLGHCFLVVVAIHHPSVLTPEVHASLDKFLCAVGNVLTSKYR